In Drosophila busckii strain San Diego stock center, stock number 13000-0081.31 chromosome 3R, ASM1175060v1, whole genome shotgun sequence, the sequence CGTAGGTCATGGCATGTATAGCATCCAGCAGTCTATCCGAAAATATCAtcagtaaaataaatataaatttcgaGTTTGCTGCACTTACTCGCACAGCTCGGGCACATGGTAGCCCTCCTGCAGTCGGAACTTGGCTACAGGCACGGCCATAGTTATCTCCCAGCCGCGTCCCTCGCGATCGAAGGCACGTCGCAGCTCCTGCACAAAGTAGAGGAACTTATCCTTGTCGCCATAGCTGCCACCGCGATCGGTAGCGCCAGGATACTCCCAATCCAAATCGAAGCCATCAAAGTCGTACTGCTTCATGAACTGTACCACGCTGCGTATGAAACTTTGACGATGCTCACGCACTGCCGACATCTTCGAGTACTTGGAGCCACCCTCGGCCCAGCCACCCACAGCGatttgcagcttcagctttggATGCGTCTCACGCAGCTGCGTAAACTTGCGGAAGCCCTCCTGCTCCACATCAAGCTCCGGATCTATGACCAGCACCTCCCAACTCTTGTCGTCAACGCCAATGAAGGAGTAAACCAAATGCGTGCAAAGATCTGCAGGCACATCCTCCAGTCCATAGCGTCCAATGCCGGGACGATAAACAGCCCAGTTgctaaaatagcaaacaatgcGCGCTGGCTGCTCCGCTGCCAACAGCTGCGTGGGCAGCAGGCTCAGcaggcagagcagcaacaactgcagcagtaGTCTGTGTTGTTGAGCTGAGAAGTAAAAAACAGTAAAACAGCGAAATGACTAGAAAACTCTTTAGACTTCCAGAACTGCCACTacgtatttaattttattgttgtttgaaTTTGCAAGCGTTtagtataattaaatttcgGCACGACTTGTTTTTCAAGATCAACGCGACTGGCATTTTAACAATATATGATGTGGAAATGCACTAAAAGTCTGGAGCTGCCCACAAAAAACGTTTTTGGGTGCGCTAAGGTTGGCTGTCCATAATGCTGGACTGCATTGAGAGTTCATTCACCGTTGGCACTTAGTATGCGTGGCCAGGCTTACCCATTTCTCAATGCTTCTCAAACTCTCTTCGATTCAACACGCGCTCTATACGATTTGGCTTTGGGTTGCTTCTGCTACGCTTGTTACGCGTCAAATGACAGTCAGCGGCTTGGCGAGCGCTGCTTTTATAGTGGGCGGCGGCGTTGACGGTCCGGTTCTTGGAGCGCGCCTTTGTTCCTGGCCAAAAGTGCGTGAGAGGCACCGCATGCTCGTTAGCTGTGCAcaagatttgtttgttttatgtttttttattgtggtttttgctctttgttttcgcttgtgtatgcgtgtgctcAATTCCAGATCTGATACGactttcttttgttgttattttgcatttttaacgattttgtttatgttttagaATGAGCGAAACCTTTAAAGTTGCATCCTGCCAAGCAAAGCGTGCAATGCACTCGCTTAAGAATTTAATGCATAGATAACTTTGACACTTAAGCTTGCTATTTAATGCAGTTAATACTTAAAAGTAACTTAAAGCTAGTCACGGCCAAAGCGTATGTCAATATCCAAGCTAGGATCCGCTGTGCTGCTGGCAACTGTTGtagtggttgctgctgctgttgtagttgctggtgctgctgttgtagttgctggcgttgctgttgtagtttcTGGCGCTGCTGTGCTGGGTGGCTTATCTGCAAAACACAAATGGCATTCAGTTACAGTTTCAACaagctgacgctgctgctgctgttgcaacccACCAGAGTCAACGTTGAAAGGTGCCAATGGAGTTTTAAAGGGTGGAGCTGCATCTttatcaaaagcaaagccaaagttgGGCCACATTGGAAAGCCGAAATTAAAACCTGCATAAGGGAATGGCTGGGCAGGCCAATGATGATGATAGTAATCATGATGTCCATGCCATTTgtgttgcttgccacagccAAAGTGGGGCAGCCAATTATCGCGACGCTGACGCAGCAGCAGGCTGCCCACTGGCGCCGATTCCTCTGCCAATAAATCCTCGTTGCTGTAAGCGCTGCAAGATAAACTCAAGTcacaaaacatacaaaagATTCCTTTGCTTCTTATACTAACGCATGCTCAATGTTTgctgcagtcagcagcagactcatcgccagcagcagcagttgcagcagctgaaattgaACAAATGCATGTCGTTTATCGTCGCAGCACAAAGTGAAGGCAAATAACTTACAAGAGTTGCGTGGAGTGTGTCTGACATTATCTTTGCGCGCTTGAGCTCTATACAGCTGGACTATATGCAGCCAACTAAAGCAGatgcctcagcctcagcttaATTCGCACAATtggggtttttttttgttttcatatttttgcagctactCCATTGCTCACTCAAACTTTGAGTtgctcatcagcagcagcagcaacaacagcgactaACAATGTCATCAATCTGGTTTAATATCAGGTTTTATGGCAAATACCcatgtatatagtatagttgtgtatataatttaacgCACATGTTTATAGTTTACATACGCACATGCTGCGCAGCATTTAAAGAGGCGAACTAAGCTGCTAATTACCCCaattctatttttaatttaatttgtttataatgaaCTGTTTTTGTCTTTGCCAAAAGCCCAGTGCAAGTGTGAAAGTCAAATTTATGGTCACGATTATGTTAATATGATATAAGAATTAGATAAAGTTGCTTTTTAGAAAGCTATTGTGCATATTGCTCTACATTTCATAGAAGCAAACGCCCA encodes:
- the LOC108602756 gene encoding uncharacterized protein LOC108602756, whose amino-acid sequence is MSDTLHATLLLQLLLLAMSLLLTAANIEHAAYSNEDLLAEESAPVGSLLLRQRRDNWLPHFGCGKQHKWHGHHDYYHHHWPAQPFPYAGFNFGFPMWPNFGFAFDKDAAPPFKTPLAPFNVDSDKPPSTAAPETTTATPATTTAAPATTTAAATTTTVASSTADPSLDIDIRFGRD